The following proteins come from a genomic window of Thermoproteus sp.:
- a CDS encoding sugar ABC transporter permease yields MKAIYFLVFSLPGLLFIAIYILYPLALDVASSFTNWSPTSFNFVGLANYGYLLTDPLFVQSFTTNLIWLAINVPVSMFLGMLFAMLFTNEETKASRAFRTMVFAAMAVPPTVAAFMFGYMMFASSTGIVNALLFNNKLNVFGLYWPGLLMMVLITIWSSTPLATIIYMAGISIIPRSVIEAAAIDGAPLLTRFLRIYLPLLRPAHVVAFVMLSILTLKVFDVVYTLRAPGGASVMLYYMYQNLSYGMWGYANAVVVILSAIVVAIAVPLTIVMFRRT; encoded by the coding sequence ATGAAGGCGATCTACTTCCTCGTTTTTTCCCTCCCCGGCCTCCTCTTCATAGCCATCTACATACTTTATCCCCTGGCCCTCGACGTTGCGTCCAGCTTCACCAACTGGTCCCCCACCTCGTTTAACTTCGTCGGGCTGGCCAACTACGGCTATTTGTTGACGGACCCTCTATTCGTCCAGTCGTTCACCACGAACTTGATCTGGCTGGCCATAAACGTGCCGGTCTCCATGTTCCTGGGGATGTTGTTCGCTATGCTCTTCACCAACGAGGAGACTAAGGCCTCGCGCGCCTTCCGGACCATGGTCTTCGCCGCCATGGCGGTCCCGCCGACGGTGGCGGCCTTCATGTTCGGATACATGATGTTCGCCAGTAGCACCGGCATAGTGAACGCCCTGCTTTTCAACAACAAGCTCAATGTCTTCGGCCTGTACTGGCCCGGCCTCCTCATGATGGTCTTGATAACCATATGGAGCTCCACCCCGCTGGCCACAATCATCTACATGGCCGGCATCTCCATAATACCTCGGAGCGTGATAGAGGCTGCCGCCATCGACGGCGCCCCGCTCCTCACCAGGTTCCTCAGGATATATCTACCCCTGTTGAGGCCCGCCCACGTGGTGGCCTTCGTCATGCTGTCCATATTGACACTGAAGGTATTCGACGTGGTCTACACCCTGAGGGCGCCCGGCGGGGCCTCGGTCATGCTCTACTACATGTACCAAAACCTCTCCTACGGCATGTGGGGGTACGCCAACGCGGTCGTGGTGATCCTTTCGGCGATCGTCGTGGCCATCGCGGTGCCCCTAACCATCGTGATGTTCAGGAGGACATGA